One window from the genome of Elephas maximus indicus isolate mEleMax1 chromosome 8, mEleMax1 primary haplotype, whole genome shotgun sequence encodes:
- the SNX10 gene encoding sorting nexin-10: protein MFPEQQKEEFVSVWVRDPRIQKEDFWHSYIDYEICIHTNSMCFTMKTSCVRRRYREFVWLRQRLQSNALLVQLPELPSKNLFFNMNNRQHVDQRRQGLEDFLRKVLQNALLLSDSRLHLFLQSHLNSEDIEACVSGQTKYSVEEAIHKFALMNRRFPEEEEERKRENDIDYDSESSSSGLGHSSDDSSSQGCKTTTAPQES from the exons GAATTTGTAAGTGTCTGGGTTCGAGACCCTAGGATTCAGAAGGAGGACTTTTGGCATTCTTATATTGACTATGAGATATGTATTCAT ACCAATAGCATGTGTTTTACAATGAAAACATCCTGTGTTCGGAGAAGATACAGAGAATTTGTGTGGCTGAGGCAGAGGCTCCAAAGCAATGCATTGCTGGT GCAACTGCCAGAGCTTCCATCTAAAAACCTATTTTTCAACATGAACAATCGCCAACATGTAGATCAGCGTCGCCAGGGTTTGGAAGATTTCCTCAGAAA GGTCCTACAGAACGCGCTTCTGCTTTCGGACAGCAGGCTTCACCTCTTCCTGCAGAGCCACCTGAATTCGGAAGACATCGAGGCGTGCGTTTCTGGGCAGACTAAATACTCTGTGGAAGAAGCAATTCACAAGTTTGCCCTGATGAACAGACGTTTccctgaagaagaggaagaaagaaaaagagaaaacgaTATAGATTATGATTCAGAAAG TTCATCCTCTGGGCTTGGACACAGTAGTGATGACAGCAGTTCACAGGGATGTAAAACCACCACTGCTCCCCAGGAGTCCTGA